From a region of the Paenibacillus sp. FSL R10-2734 genome:
- a CDS encoding DMT family transporter produces the protein MKLKKPPLPIPILMLIGIVAISFSAIFIKWSEAPASIQGMYRLLFTSLLMLPFARPYSGAALALRKKDWIMLVLSGTMLALHFLLWMGSLKYTSVASSTMIMALEPVFIMLGVYFLYKEKTAVSAILGLSIAIGGVVFIGWGDIGISADNLKGDLLSVGGTVAVAVHMLIGQKLVVRMPSYLYSLIVFLSAAGVFAIYNLFMGISFFNYPAKEWGIFILLAVVPTVFGHILFNWLLQYVSATTVSMNILGEPVGASILAYLLLGEQLTALQWAGGLLVMIGLGVYLYAGQKKTKQMAVAIQNAS, from the coding sequence GTGAAGCTTAAAAAACCGCCACTTCCAATTCCGATTTTAATGTTGATTGGGATAGTGGCCATCTCATTTTCCGCTATTTTTATTAAATGGTCTGAAGCGCCTGCTTCTATACAAGGAATGTATCGGCTGTTGTTCACCTCGCTATTGATGTTGCCTTTTGCAAGACCTTACAGCGGAGCAGCGTTAGCTCTTCGTAAAAAAGACTGGATCATGCTAGTGCTCTCAGGCACTATGCTTGCTCTACATTTTTTGCTTTGGATGGGCTCTTTGAAGTATACTTCGGTAGCTAGTTCAACGATGATCATGGCGCTGGAGCCAGTGTTTATTATGCTGGGCGTTTATTTTTTGTATAAGGAAAAAACGGCTGTGTCTGCTATTCTGGGACTGAGCATTGCTATTGGCGGGGTAGTGTTTATCGGCTGGGGGGATATCGGTATCTCTGCTGATAATCTCAAAGGGGATCTGTTATCCGTTGGAGGAACAGTAGCGGTGGCTGTACATATGCTTATCGGTCAAAAGCTTGTGGTGCGAATGCCCTCATATTTGTATAGCTTGATCGTCTTCTTGTCAGCGGCTGGTGTGTTTGCGATTTACAATCTGTTCATGGGGATCTCCTTCTTCAATTATCCTGCGAAAGAGTGGGGGATTTTCATATTGCTAGCAGTGGTTCCAACGGTGTTTGGTCATATTTTATTTAATTGGCTACTTCAGTATGTATCCGCAACTACGGTCTCTATGAACATCTTAGGTGAACCAGTAGGGGCTAGTATCCTCGCTTATCTGCTCTTGGGTGAACAATTAACTGCGCTTCAATGGGCAGGAGGACTTTTGGTCATGATTGGACTTGGCGTATATTTGTACGCTGGACAAAAGAAAACTAAACAAATGGCAGTAGCCATTCAGAATGCTTCATAA
- a CDS encoding ABC transporter permease codes for MKIAGKLISQPIGSKQSGAQSGFKQKLLAFASLIILVIVFSIASSNFFQFSNLVGILVSTAVIGVLALGATFVIITGGIDLALGTVMTFSSVMVGVIITFWGLPVPLGIVGGILAGALCGFISGLMVAKMNIPPFIATLAIMMVTKGLSLVITGAKPIYFNDDPIFAKIAMGKMIPGIPNTIVIFLLLGVIASIILSKTIIGRYNFALGSNEEATRLSGVNTVKWKIVIYTITGIFSGIAGILMASRLNSAQPSLGTGYELEAIAAVVIGGTSLSGGVGSILGTIIGALIMSVLTNGLQIMSVAQEWRTVIVGIVIIIAVYADILRRRKQ; via the coding sequence ATGAAGATCGCAGGTAAACTGATTAGCCAGCCTATCGGCTCGAAGCAATCCGGGGCGCAATCAGGATTCAAACAAAAATTATTAGCCTTCGCAAGTTTGATCATATTGGTCATCGTATTCTCCATAGCATCAAGTAACTTTTTTCAGTTTTCTAATCTAGTCGGGATCCTGGTCTCTACAGCTGTAATTGGAGTATTAGCGCTTGGAGCAACCTTTGTAATTATTACGGGTGGAATCGACCTTGCCTTGGGTACTGTGATGACCTTCTCCTCGGTAATGGTTGGCGTCATCATTACATTCTGGGGTCTGCCCGTTCCACTCGGAATTGTAGGCGGGATTCTAGCTGGTGCACTTTGTGGCTTTATAAGCGGTTTAATGGTGGCGAAAATGAATATTCCACCATTCATCGCTACGCTGGCGATCATGATGGTCACTAAAGGATTATCACTTGTTATAACGGGTGCCAAGCCTATTTATTTCAATGATGATCCGATTTTTGCCAAGATTGCAATGGGCAAGATGATCCCAGGCATTCCGAATACCATCGTAATCTTCCTTTTGCTCGGTGTTATCGCAAGCATTATCTTGTCGAAGACAATTATTGGACGTTATAATTTTGCACTTGGTAGCAATGAAGAAGCGACTCGCTTATCGGGCGTGAATACAGTCAAATGGAAGATTGTAATCTATACGATCACAGGGATCTTCAGCGGAATCGCTGGTATCCTGATGGCATCACGACTAAATTCAGCCCAGCCGTCACTTGGCACTGGTTATGAACTTGAAGCTATAGCAGCTGTTGTCATTGGAGGTACATCTTTAAGTGGGGGCGTAGGTTCTATTCTAGGTACGATTATCGGTGCGCTGATTATGAGTGTACTGACGAATGGCTTACAGATTATGTCCGTTGCTCAGGAATGGCGGACAGTCATTGTCGGCATTGTCATCATCATAGCAGTATATGCGGATATTCTTCGCAGACGGAAGCAGTGA
- a CDS encoding VanW family protein, which translates to MKPIQRSRLRLFAGKRYFIWKRYLKWCTSRSKVAKQRTSDILSYEAMTHATPLLRSLRNVDMVLQYNKITNIRLAIAKLDGLMVRPGETFSYWRSIGKPSKRKGYLEGMVLHYGGFHSGVGGGLCQLSNLIYWMTLHTPLTVTERHRHSYDVFPDEQRTQPFGSGATCSYNYLDLQVKNNTNQTYQLKLWLNDSHLFGEWRCDEQPLYKYEVYESDHRISLEPWGGYIRSNKISRKIFTRTGDLVGDEAVTDNYALMMYSPLLHKA; encoded by the coding sequence ATGAAACCTATTCAGCGTTCTCGACTTAGACTATTTGCCGGAAAGCGATATTTTATTTGGAAAAGATATTTGAAATGGTGCACAAGCCGCAGCAAGGTGGCGAAGCAGCGCACTAGTGATATTTTATCTTATGAGGCAATGACTCACGCTACACCGTTATTAAGAAGTCTTCGGAATGTAGATATGGTGCTTCAATACAATAAAATAACTAATATACGGCTGGCGATCGCGAAACTGGATGGACTCATGGTGCGGCCTGGGGAAACTTTCTCCTATTGGAGAAGCATTGGTAAGCCTAGTAAGCGAAAAGGCTATTTGGAGGGTATGGTGCTGCATTATGGCGGTTTTCATTCTGGAGTTGGCGGGGGGCTATGCCAGTTGTCCAATTTGATCTACTGGATGACATTGCATACACCACTTACCGTTACGGAACGGCATCGTCATAGCTATGATGTATTTCCAGATGAACAGCGTACACAGCCTTTTGGAAGCGGGGCCACCTGTTCTTATAATTATTTGGATCTTCAAGTGAAGAATAACACGAATCAAACGTATCAATTAAAGCTCTGGCTGAATGATAGTCATTTGTTTGGGGAATGGAGATGCGATGAGCAGCCCCTCTATAAATATGAAGTGTACGAAAGTGATCATCGGATTAGCTTGGAGCCTTGGGGCGGATATATACGAAGTAACAAGATTAGTCGAAAAATATTCACGCGTACCGGCGACCTAGTTGGAGATGAAGCTGTAACGGATAACTACGCGCTTATGATGTATTCCCCACTTCTTCATAAAGCATAA
- a CDS encoding sensor histidine kinase — translation MKHHRFFRSRSIHTNIAISFSILILCTTLVLSYTSYRLSSAAVMGNSVAYTSQLIEQVKLNIENYISNMESIAALVLTSSDLEKYVKGSSSEQGGEANDKELASQYLRSIIQSRTDISSIVYASSKGITVSDRLDAVLKPLPELVAQEWYQQALNQSGVVVSSSHVQHLFQDEYRWVVSISRKLSDSFSEMEADRQGVLLVDLNYSVINNLCKQIELGKRGYVFIVDPSGSLVYHPQQQLIYSQLKFEQLETVLGIKSGSVTVHAGDEQKLYTVDTTSFGWKIVGVTYPDDLVANKQRMQGTAALWGAVSLIFAMAISVLLSYALTKPLKNLEINMKKAERGEFDIRVEIESTNEIGKLARTFNLMIMKIKELMSQIVMEQEMKRVSELKALQAQIKPHFLYNTLDSIIWMAETGKMEEVVEMTSSLSKLLRSTIGEGEELIPIARELEHIRHYLTIQNMRYRHKFTYSIEVNEDILECSILKMVLQPLIENAIYHGIKHNPEQGHILIRGKREQSDITIQIIDNGVGMDEEQIGKLLLQKADYKSGSGVGVANVNHRIQLYFGDHYGLSFASETEEGTTVTLRIPALYEEESR, via the coding sequence ATGAAACATCATCGCTTCTTTCGAAGTCGAAGTATTCATACTAATATTGCTATTTCCTTTTCAATTCTTATCCTCTGTACGACTTTAGTACTGAGCTATACTTCATATCGACTCTCCTCCGCTGCTGTCATGGGGAATTCCGTAGCCTATACTTCACAATTAATAGAACAAGTAAAATTGAACATTGAGAATTACATTAGCAATATGGAGAGTATTGCTGCTTTGGTGTTAACTAGCAGTGACCTTGAGAAGTATGTAAAAGGTTCGAGTTCGGAACAAGGAGGGGAGGCAAATGATAAAGAATTAGCTAGCCAATATCTTCGGTCTATAATCCAATCCCGCACTGATATATCTTCTATAGTGTATGCAAGCTCGAAAGGCATAACGGTTTCAGATCGGCTGGATGCAGTTTTGAAACCGCTTCCCGAGTTGGTCGCTCAAGAATGGTATCAGCAGGCATTGAATCAGTCCGGAGTGGTTGTCTCCTCTTCGCATGTGCAGCACTTATTTCAGGATGAATATAGATGGGTAGTGTCGATCAGTAGAAAGCTATCGGATTCTTTTTCTGAAATGGAAGCAGATCGACAGGGTGTCCTACTCGTAGATCTTAATTACAGCGTTATTAATAATCTGTGCAAACAAATCGAACTGGGAAAACGGGGTTATGTATTCATCGTAGATCCGTCGGGGAGTCTTGTCTATCATCCTCAACAGCAGCTGATCTACTCGCAGCTCAAATTTGAGCAATTGGAAACAGTTCTTGGGATTAAGAGCGGATCGGTTACGGTTCACGCAGGGGACGAACAGAAACTGTACACGGTGGATACAACTAGCTTTGGCTGGAAGATTGTCGGGGTTACCTATCCAGATGATCTGGTTGCTAACAAACAGCGGATGCAAGGGACCGCCGCCTTGTGGGGAGCCGTAAGTCTGATCTTTGCCATGGCAATATCCGTGTTACTCTCGTACGCATTGACCAAACCCCTCAAGAATCTGGAAATTAACATGAAAAAGGCTGAACGCGGTGAGTTCGACATTCGCGTGGAGATTGAGAGCACGAACGAAATCGGCAAGCTTGCCCGAACGTTTAATCTGATGATCATGAAGATTAAAGAGTTGATGAGTCAGATTGTCATGGAGCAAGAGATGAAACGTGTGAGTGAGCTGAAGGCACTTCAAGCACAGATTAAACCCCATTTTTTGTATAATACATTAGACTCCATCATCTGGATGGCAGAGACCGGCAAGATGGAGGAAGTAGTAGAAATGACCTCATCTCTGTCGAAGCTGCTGCGTTCTACGATTGGTGAGGGCGAAGAATTGATTCCGATCGCAAGAGAACTAGAGCATATTAGGCACTATCTAACGATTCAGAATATGCGCTATCGCCATAAGTTCACTTATTCTATAGAGGTGAATGAAGATATTCTTGAATGCAGTATATTGAAAATGGTCCTTCAACCATTGATTGAAAATGCCATTTATCATGGGATAAAGCACAATCCTGAGCAAGGTCACATCCTAATTAGGGGCAAAAGAGAGCAAAGCGATATTACTATACAGATTATTGACAATGGTGTCGGAATGGATGAAGAGCAGATTGGCAAGCTACTACTTCAAAAGGCAGATTACAAGAGTGGCAGTGGAGTAGGGGTCGCGAATGTGAACCATCGTATTCAGCTTTATTTCGGGGACCATTACGGTTTGTCTTTTGCGAGCGAAACGGAAGAAGGGACGACGGTCACGTTAAGAATTCCAGCACTCTATGAGGAGGAAAGTCGATGA
- a CDS encoding class I SAM-dependent methyltransferase — MEEQDQNLEQHSGKSNGPTSEELWNEDTYSAWVARFGTPLEAAAKLVKDPSAKLYPLSTYFGDVQGKKMMNLMGSNGMKAVALSLLGADVTVADFSEANARYAADLAQEAGVQLNYIVSDVLKLPDHVLDGSYDIVFAELGIVHYFTDLAPFMETVRRLLSPGGVFVLRDFHPVTTKLISSKGSTAKVRKHKVSGDYFDTTLEEKKVSYSKYLPSTGIPVGEEEHSVVHWRRWTLGEIVTATASSGLVIRQLVEESNLSSDVYDKGIPKTFTLVADNGQSL; from the coding sequence ATGGAAGAACAAGATCAAAATTTAGAACAGCATTCTGGAAAAAGCAATGGGCCAACAAGTGAAGAGCTATGGAATGAAGATACGTATTCAGCTTGGGTTGCTCGATTTGGTACACCGTTAGAGGCAGCAGCCAAGTTGGTCAAGGATCCAAGTGCAAAGCTGTACCCGCTCTCTACTTATTTTGGAGATGTACAGGGTAAAAAGATGATGAATCTTATGGGATCAAACGGAATGAAGGCAGTTGCATTGTCATTACTTGGGGCGGACGTAACGGTTGCCGATTTCTCGGAAGCTAATGCGCGTTATGCGGCTGATCTTGCACAAGAAGCTGGAGTTCAGCTTAACTACATCGTATCGGATGTTCTGAAGCTTCCAGATCACGTGCTCGATGGTTCATATGATATCGTATTTGCTGAGTTAGGAATTGTACATTACTTTACTGATCTTGCACCGTTCATGGAAACAGTTCGTAGGTTACTTTCTCCTGGTGGGGTATTTGTTCTGCGCGATTTCCATCCTGTGACGACAAAGCTCATTTCCTCGAAGGGGTCCACTGCTAAGGTTCGCAAGCATAAAGTTAGCGGTGACTATTTCGATACGACATTGGAAGAAAAAAAGGTCTCGTACTCTAAGTATCTGCCTTCTACAGGTATACCAGTAGGCGAAGAGGAGCATAGCGTTGTACATTGGCGCCGCTGGACGCTTGGAGAAATTGTAACAGCTACAGCTAGTTCCGGGCTTGTGATCCGCCAATTGGTCGAAGAATCTAATCTTTCCTCGGACGTTTATGATAAAGGAATACCAAAGACGTTCACCTTGGTGGCTGATAATGGTCAGAGCCTGTAG
- a CDS encoding response regulator, with the protein MYKIILVDDEDEVREGIKQKISWSNYGFELVGDFDNGRDALEAIEQYRPDVIITDICMPFMDGLGLAKAVMERYRDMKVIIVTGYEDFEYAKRAITLKVTEYLLKPINAREFAELLRKMKQDLDEEHLQKANIAKLRMQLNQSLPLLRERFLEKLVTTRMKTEEIENKMNYFHIQLQGAVNLAIVIDIEMENRSLDIASDVELLRFAAFNIVQEQLEKEQGGVVFQTRDGKLAAILTGNSEEIEVTTQLLADQVQTSLNKYLKLTATIGIGRKYAGLQQIPQSFQEAISSIEYRYLLGIDKVISIQDLEFGKGLDQAHFSSWEKQFISALKTGKASAISEVLSKWFQELKSNSSSIEGCRSTIYQMLVSLMNYVVDIGFPNTELVSHNMFAEVAALKTLEEARNYLERTCHELILKLSEQRTTVRTSQMKAAEAYIRDNYCNDSFSLNELCSYIFMSISYFSATFKQHTGETFIEYLTRLRLEKAKELLTVTQLKTYDIAARVGYADPQYFSVIFKRNVGNTPKEYRQRQKENLPL; encoded by the coding sequence ATGTACAAGATTATTCTAGTTGATGATGAAGATGAGGTTCGTGAGGGCATTAAACAGAAAATATCATGGAGTAATTATGGTTTTGAGCTCGTTGGTGACTTCGATAACGGCAGAGATGCCCTTGAAGCGATTGAGCAGTATCGTCCGGATGTGATTATTACAGATATTTGCATGCCCTTTATGGATGGATTAGGATTGGCCAAAGCTGTAATGGAACGGTACCGGGATATGAAGGTCATAATCGTAACCGGATATGAGGACTTCGAATACGCCAAGCGGGCTATAACCTTAAAGGTGACAGAATATTTGTTGAAACCGATTAATGCCCGTGAGTTTGCCGAGCTTCTAAGGAAAATGAAGCAGGACTTGGATGAGGAGCATTTACAAAAGGCCAATATAGCTAAGCTCCGCATGCAATTAAATCAGAGCCTTCCTTTACTACGTGAACGATTTCTGGAGAAGCTTGTTACTACTCGAATGAAAACCGAAGAGATCGAGAATAAAATGAATTACTTTCATATACAGTTGCAGGGCGCGGTTAACCTAGCCATCGTAATAGATATAGAAATGGAGAATCGGAGTCTGGACATTGCTTCAGATGTAGAGCTATTGCGCTTTGCCGCTTTTAACATTGTGCAGGAGCAACTTGAGAAGGAACAGGGCGGCGTGGTGTTTCAGACGAGAGATGGTAAGCTCGCCGCGATATTAACAGGGAATTCAGAAGAGATCGAAGTCACAACTCAGCTTCTCGCGGATCAAGTTCAGACCAGCTTAAACAAATATTTGAAGCTGACGGCAACCATCGGCATCGGTAGGAAATACGCTGGTCTGCAGCAAATTCCACAATCATTTCAGGAAGCCATTTCATCCATAGAATATCGGTATCTTTTAGGCATAGATAAGGTTATCTCCATACAGGATCTTGAGTTTGGCAAGGGATTGGATCAAGCACATTTTTCTTCATGGGAAAAGCAATTCATATCTGCTTTGAAGACAGGTAAAGCATCAGCGATCTCAGAAGTCCTCTCAAAATGGTTTCAGGAATTAAAGAGCAATAGCTCTTCTATAGAAGGCTGCCGTAGTACCATCTACCAGATGCTCGTCTCTCTGATGAATTATGTGGTCGATATCGGATTCCCTAATACAGAATTAGTATCGCATAATATGTTCGCAGAAGTTGCTGCCCTTAAGACTTTAGAGGAAGCAAGGAATTATTTGGAGCGGACTTGCCATGAGCTGATACTTAAGCTGTCGGAACAAAGAACAACGGTAAGGACTTCTCAAATGAAAGCCGCGGAAGCTTATATTCGGGACAATTATTGTAATGACAGTTTTTCGCTTAATGAGCTGTGCAGCTATATTTTTATGAGCATCAGTTATTTCAGTGCGACTTTTAAACAGCATACCGGTGAGACTTTTATTGAGTATTTAACTCGGCTCCGTTTGGAAAAAGCCAAAGAACTCCTTACGGTCACACAGTTGAAGACTTATGATATCGCAGCTAGAGTTGGTTATGCCGATCCGCAGTATTTCAGTGTTATTTTCAAACGGAATGTTGGAAACACACCGAAGGAATATCGACAGCGACAGAAGGAGAATCTCCCTCTATGA
- a CDS encoding ABC transporter substrate-binding protein — protein sequence MKQRRRGIIMLASLLLATTLLGACSNSDSKKSASGSDKPYIPVISKGFQHQFWQAVKQGAEKAAREFNVEITFEGPENESQVDKQIEMLQTALDKKPAAIALAALDSKAAIPYLEKAKENNIPIIGFDSGVDSDIPVATAATDNKAAAALAADKMAELIGKKGKVGLVVHDQTSSTGQQRRDGFLEQMKAKYPDIEVLEPQYGGGDQLKSTDLAKAMMQANPDLKGIYGSNEGSAVGVANAVNELQMGGKIVVIGFDSGKQLMDAIRSGVVAGAVTQDPIGIGYQAVKAAVQAIKGETVEKNIDTGFHWYDKNNIDSDEIKPLLYE from the coding sequence ATGAAACAACGTCGTAGAGGGATTATCATGCTTGCCAGTTTGTTATTGGCTACTACCTTACTTGGTGCTTGTAGCAACAGTGATAGCAAAAAGAGTGCATCCGGTTCAGACAAACCATACATCCCAGTCATTTCAAAAGGCTTCCAGCATCAATTCTGGCAAGCGGTTAAGCAAGGAGCTGAGAAGGCTGCCAGGGAATTTAATGTCGAGATTACGTTTGAAGGACCTGAAAATGAGAGTCAGGTAGATAAACAAATTGAGATGTTGCAAACGGCGCTAGACAAGAAACCTGCGGCGATTGCACTAGCGGCGCTGGACAGCAAAGCTGCGATTCCCTATCTGGAAAAAGCAAAGGAAAATAATATTCCGATCATTGGTTTTGACTCTGGTGTAGACAGTGATATCCCTGTAGCAACAGCAGCGACTGATAATAAAGCGGCAGCAGCTTTAGCAGCTGATAAAATGGCTGAGTTGATTGGCAAGAAGGGTAAAGTAGGGCTAGTCGTGCATGACCAAACAAGCAGCACAGGTCAACAGCGTCGTGATGGCTTCCTAGAACAAATGAAAGCGAAGTATCCAGATATTGAAGTGTTAGAGCCGCAATATGGTGGTGGAGATCAGTTGAAGTCCACGGATCTTGCAAAAGCGATGATGCAGGCAAACCCGGACCTTAAAGGAATCTATGGATCAAACGAAGGCTCTGCAGTAGGTGTAGCTAATGCCGTAAATGAATTGCAAATGGGTGGTAAGATTGTGGTCATCGGCTTTGACTCCGGTAAACAGTTAATGGATGCTATTCGTAGTGGTGTTGTGGCTGGCGCTGTAACACAGGACCCGATTGGTATTGGCTATCAAGCGGTGAAGGCGGCTGTACAGGCAATTAAAGGTGAAACCGTAGAAAAGAATATTGACACTGGGTTTCACTGGTACGATAAGAACAATATTGATTCCGATGAGATCAAACCTCTGCTATACGAATAG
- a CDS encoding sugar ABC transporter ATP-binding protein has translation MDEVLLRMAGIDKFFPGVHALNQCQFELKRGEVHALVGENGAGKSTLMKIATGVYTKDAGQMWYKGTEVEIANTRAAQELGISIIHQELNLMPHLTVAQNIFIGREPRKALRWFVDDLEQNRKVQELFDQMNLKLDPRMLVSDLTVANQQMVEIAKALSFNAEVLIMDEPTAALTDTEINELFRMIEQLRQEGVGIIYISHRMDELKRITDRITVMRDGCYVDTVRTDSVTIDQIISMMVGRELYQASKPTISKQTQQVVLEVQNLSSGQMLKDISFHLNKGEILGFAGLMGAGRTEVVRAIFGADPIDKGVIKLHGNTVRIKQPHQAVQHGIGYLSEDRKRYGLLVDMDISMNNAIASFFKFRNAFGWMRDREMRKSAEQHAEALATKTPSVSQKVKFLSGGNQQKVVIGKWLTRDCDVLIFDEPTRGIDVGAKSEIYKLLDQLASEGKAIIIVSSDLPEILRMSHRIVVMCEGRITGELLAEEASQEAIMKYATMRS, from the coding sequence ATGGACGAAGTATTACTACGAATGGCGGGGATTGATAAGTTTTTCCCAGGTGTTCATGCATTGAATCAATGTCAATTTGAGCTAAAGCGCGGGGAAGTTCATGCATTAGTTGGAGAAAATGGCGCTGGAAAGTCTACCTTGATGAAGATTGCTACAGGTGTCTATACCAAGGATGCAGGTCAAATGTGGTACAAGGGAACTGAGGTGGAAATTGCTAATACCCGTGCTGCGCAGGAACTCGGGATCAGTATTATCCATCAAGAATTGAACCTAATGCCGCATCTTACAGTGGCCCAGAATATATTCATTGGGCGTGAGCCGCGTAAGGCACTGAGATGGTTCGTTGATGATCTGGAGCAGAATCGTAAGGTGCAGGAACTGTTCGATCAAATGAACCTAAAGCTGGATCCGAGGATGTTGGTCTCAGACCTGACTGTTGCTAATCAGCAAATGGTTGAAATCGCCAAAGCCTTGTCCTTCAATGCGGAGGTATTGATCATGGATGAACCAACCGCAGCGTTGACAGATACAGAAATTAACGAGTTATTCCGTATGATTGAGCAGTTACGACAAGAAGGCGTTGGCATCATCTATATCTCTCACCGAATGGATGAATTGAAGCGGATCACAGACCGCATTACAGTCATGCGTGATGGTTGCTATGTAGATACCGTTCGGACGGATTCGGTAACCATTGATCAGATTATTAGCATGATGGTCGGTCGTGAGCTTTATCAAGCGTCGAAGCCAACGATCTCGAAACAGACACAACAAGTTGTACTAGAAGTTCAGAATCTATCGAGTGGGCAAATGTTGAAGGACATCAGCTTTCATCTGAACAAAGGTGAAATCCTGGGCTTCGCTGGATTGATGGGAGCTGGTCGTACTGAAGTTGTTCGCGCCATATTTGGTGCTGACCCTATCGATAAAGGTGTGATTAAGCTGCATGGAAATACGGTTCGAATTAAGCAGCCTCATCAAGCGGTACAACATGGCATTGGTTATTTGTCCGAAGATCGCAAACGTTACGGACTTCTTGTAGATATGGACATTAGCATGAATAATGCGATTGCTTCCTTCTTTAAATTCCGTAATGCATTCGGATGGATGAGGGATCGGGAGATGCGAAAGTCAGCGGAGCAGCATGCAGAGGCACTAGCCACCAAGACTCCTAGTGTAAGTCAAAAAGTCAAATTTCTATCCGGTGGCAATCAGCAAAAAGTGGTCATCGGTAAATGGTTGACGAGAGACTGCGACGTACTGATCTTCGACGAACCGACACGTGGTATCGATGTAGGGGCGAAAAGCGAGATCTATAAGTTGCTTGATCAGCTGGCGAGCGAGGGAAAGGCGATCATTATCGTTTCCTCAGATCTCCCAGAAATTCTAAGAATGAGCCATCGTATTGTTGTTATGTGTGAAGGACGTATAACTGGTGAACTACTCGCAGAAGAAGCGTCGCAAGAAGCGATAATGAAATATGCGACGATGCGTTCATAA